In Nostoc sp. GT001, a genomic segment contains:
- a CDS encoding phycocyanobilin:ferredoxin oxidoreductase has product MSFTSMPSLREQQHPLIRQLADCIEAAWHQHLDLSPYHLPNELGYVEGRLEGEKLTIENRCYQTPQFRKMHLELAKIGNMLDILHCVMFPRPEYNLPMFGCDLVGGRGQISAAIADLSPIHVERTLPESYTSALTQLTVLNFSQPRELPEWGNIFSDFCIFVRPSSPEEETMFLSRVREFLDIHCTQAIASHPVSVEQVTQNLAGQHNYCTKQQQNDKTRRVLEKAFSPAWAENYMTTVLFDLPT; this is encoded by the coding sequence ATGTCATTTACTTCTATGCCCTCGCTGCGTGAGCAACAACATCCCCTAATTCGTCAGCTAGCTGATTGTATTGAGGCAGCTTGGCATCAACACCTGGATTTATCCCCTTACCATTTGCCTAATGAGTTGGGGTATGTGGAAGGTAGATTAGAAGGCGAAAAACTGACGATTGAAAACCGTTGCTATCAAACGCCCCAGTTTCGGAAAATGCACTTGGAACTGGCAAAAATCGGAAATATGCTGGATATTTTGCACTGCGTCATGTTTCCCCGTCCAGAATACAACCTGCCGATGTTTGGTTGTGATTTAGTTGGGGGTAGAGGCCAAATTAGTGCAGCGATCGCAGACCTTTCTCCAATTCACGTAGAGCGCACCTTACCAGAATCTTATACTTCTGCACTGACACAGCTAACAGTGCTTAACTTTTCCCAACCCCGTGAATTACCAGAATGGGGAAATATTTTTTCAGATTTCTGTATCTTTGTCCGCCCCAGTTCCCCAGAAGAAGAAACAATGTTTCTCTCGCGGGTGCGAGAATTTTTAGATATTCATTGCACCCAAGCGATCGCCTCACATCCTGTTTCAGTTGAACAAGTCACCCAAAATCTTGCCGGACAACACAACTACTGCACCAAACAGCAGCAAAATGATAAAACCCGCCGCGTACTAGAAAAAGCCTTTAGTCCAGCTTGGGCAGAAAATTACATGACCACAGTTTTATTCGACCTCCCAACTTAA
- a CDS encoding nucleoside triphosphate pyrophosphatase, with amino-acid sequence MKIPLFVLASASPARRRLLQTVGIEPIVRASDFDESQIELSEPAELVKTLAQYKAETVAPQFESALIMGCDSVLSINGEIYGKPADFSEAIARWQIMQGNFGDLYTGHALIDHDQNRTLVKSQVTRVYFAQMSEKAIKAYVATGEPLKCAGAFAIEGFGSFFVEKIAGCHSNVIGLSLPLLRQMLSELGYDVTDFWQQ; translated from the coding sequence ATGAAAATTCCACTTTTTGTACTTGCTTCAGCTTCCCCAGCCCGACGCCGCTTGTTGCAAACTGTTGGTATTGAACCGATAGTTCGAGCAAGTGACTTTGATGAGTCGCAAATTGAACTAAGTGAACCAGCAGAATTGGTCAAAACTCTTGCCCAGTATAAAGCGGAAACTGTAGCCCCACAGTTTGAATCAGCTTTGATTATGGGTTGTGATTCAGTTTTGTCCATCAATGGTGAAATTTACGGCAAACCAGCAGACTTCTCTGAAGCGATCGCTCGTTGGCAGATAATGCAAGGTAACTTTGGCGATTTGTACACAGGTCACGCTTTAATTGACCATGACCAAAATCGAACTTTAGTCAAGTCACAAGTTACAAGAGTTTACTTTGCTCAAATGAGCGAAAAGGCAATTAAAGCTTATGTTGCCACTGGTGAACCACTCAAGTGTGCTGGAGCCTTTGCCATTGAAGGTTTTGGAAGTTTCTTCGTAGAAAAAATTGCAGGCTGTCACAGCAATGTAATTGGACTTAGTTTACCCCTGCTGCGCCAGATGCTAAGTGAATTGGGATACGATGTCACTGATTTCTGGCAGCAATAG
- the psbP gene encoding photosystem II reaction center PsbP: MWKRIVLILLLVLSFSLSNSDVASAAGLKSFVDSGDGYQFLYPNGWLPVKVADGPDVVFHDLIEVSENVSVVISPVPEGKTLSELGTPTEVGYKLGKAALAPPDSGRSAELVNAAQREVDGKTYYLLEYEVKLPNQQERHNIASVAVSRGKLFTFNASIPEKRWQKVKRMIDEVVNSFSVY, encoded by the coding sequence ATGTGGAAACGAATTGTATTAATTTTGCTATTGGTGTTGAGCTTCAGTCTGAGTAATTCGGATGTAGCGTCTGCTGCTGGACTCAAAAGCTTTGTAGACAGTGGTGATGGCTATCAGTTTTTATATCCTAACGGCTGGCTACCAGTTAAAGTTGCCGATGGGCCAGATGTGGTTTTTCATGATTTGATTGAGGTGTCTGAAAATGTTTCGGTTGTGATTAGCCCAGTTCCAGAAGGCAAAACTTTGTCAGAATTGGGAACCCCAACAGAAGTAGGATACAAATTAGGAAAAGCGGCTCTCGCGCCTCCTGACTCTGGTCGTTCGGCTGAATTAGTCAATGCCGCACAGCGAGAAGTAGACGGTAAAACATACTACCTTTTAGAGTATGAGGTTAAACTCCCCAATCAACAGGAACGACACAACATCGCCAGTGTCGCTGTGAGCCGTGGTAAACTTTTTACCTTCAACGCCTCAATTCCTGAAAAACGCTGGCAGAAAGTTAAACGGATGATTGATGAGGTTGTTAATTCTTTTTCTGTCTATTAA
- a CDS encoding ribulose bisphosphate carboxylase small subunit gives MQTLPKERRYETLSYLPPLSDAQIAKQVQYILNQGYIPAIEFNETSEPTELYWTMWKLPLFGAKSTQEVLSEVQGCRSQFNNSYIRVVGFDNIKQCQVLSFLVHKPNRY, from the coding sequence ATGCAAACTTTACCAAAAGAGCGTCGTTACGAAACCCTTTCTTATCTTCCCCCTCTGTCTGATGCTCAAATCGCTAAACAGGTTCAGTACATCTTGAATCAAGGTTACATTCCTGCGATCGAGTTTAACGAAACTTCTGAGCCAACAGAATTATATTGGACAATGTGGAAGTTGCCTTTGTTCGGTGCTAAATCTACTCAAGAAGTATTGAGCGAAGTTCAAGGATGCCGCTCTCAATTCAACAACAGCTATATCCGTGTTGTGGGTTTTGACAACATCAAGCAGTGCCAAGTTCTCAGCTTCCTTGTTCACAAACCCAACAGATACTAA
- a CDS encoding chaperonin family protein RbcX, protein MNLKQIAKDTAKTLQSYLTYQALRTVLAQLGETNPPLELWLHNFSSGKIQNGESFLEQLLREKPDLALRIMTVREHIAEEIAEFLPEMVRTGIQQANMEQRRQHLERITRIDTSNPSLQPEQQTTSDQNLDNLSN, encoded by the coding sequence ATGAATCTTAAGCAAATTGCGAAGGACACAGCCAAAACTCTCCAAAGCTATCTGACTTATCAGGCTCTAAGGACAGTATTGGCACAGCTAGGCGAAACTAATCCGCCATTAGAACTTTGGTTGCATAACTTTTCGTCTGGCAAAATTCAAAATGGTGAGTCATTCCTTGAGCAGCTGTTGCGAGAAAAACCAGATTTGGCTTTGCGAATCATGACTGTCAGAGAACACATTGCGGAAGAAATTGCAGAATTTTTACCGGAAATGGTTCGCACTGGCATTCAGCAAGCCAACATGGAGCAGCGTCGCCAGCATTTAGAACGGATCACACGAATAGACACATCTAACCCCAGTCTGCAACCAGAACAGCAAACAACTTCAGATCAGAATTTGGATAACTTATCCAATTAG
- a CDS encoding form I ribulose bisphosphate carboxylase large subunit — MSYAQTKTQSKSGYQAGVKDYRLTYYTPDYTPKDTDLLAAFRMTPQPGVPPEEAGAAVAAESSTGTWTTVWTDLLTDLDRYKGRCYDIEPVPGEDNQYICYVAYPLDLFEEGSVTNVLTSIVGNVFGFKALRALRLEDIRFPVAYIKTFQGPPHGIQVERDKLNKYGRPLLGCTIKPKLGLSAKNYGRAVYECLRGGLDFTKDDENINSAPFQRWRDRFLFVAEAINKAQAETGEIKGHYLNVTAPTCEEMLKRAEYAKELKMPIIMHDYLTAGFTANTTLARWCRDNGILLHIHRAMHAVIDRQKNHGIHFRVLAKALRLSGGDHIHTGTVVGKLEGERGITMGFVDLLRENYIEQDKSRGIYFTQDWASLPGVMAVASGGIHVWHMPALVEIFGDDSVLQFGGGTLGHPWGNAPGATANRVALEAVVQARNEGRNLAREGNDIIREAAKWSPELAVACELWKEIKFEFEAMDTV; from the coding sequence ATGTCTTACGCTCAAACGAAGACTCAGAGCAAATCTGGGTATCAAGCCGGGGTTAAAGATTACAGATTAACTTATTACACACCCGATTACACACCAAAAGATACCGATCTTCTAGCTGCGTTCCGTATGACACCTCAGCCTGGTGTTCCTCCCGAAGAAGCAGGTGCGGCTGTTGCGGCTGAATCCTCCACAGGTACTTGGACAACTGTGTGGACAGATTTGCTTACCGACCTCGATCGCTACAAAGGTCGTTGCTATGACATCGAACCAGTTCCCGGCGAAGACAACCAGTACATTTGTTACGTTGCCTATCCTTTGGACTTGTTTGAAGAAGGTTCTGTAACCAACGTTTTGACCTCAATTGTTGGTAACGTATTTGGTTTCAAAGCTTTACGGGCACTGCGTCTAGAAGACATCCGTTTCCCAGTAGCTTACATTAAGACTTTCCAAGGACCACCTCACGGTATCCAAGTTGAGCGCGACAAGTTAAACAAATACGGTCGTCCTTTGTTGGGTTGTACCATTAAGCCCAAATTGGGTCTTTCCGCTAAGAACTACGGACGCGCTGTATACGAGTGCTTACGCGGTGGTTTGGACTTCACCAAAGACGACGAAAACATCAACTCCGCACCATTCCAAAGATGGCGCGATCGCTTTTTGTTCGTAGCTGAAGCTATCAACAAAGCTCAAGCTGAAACCGGTGAAATTAAAGGTCACTACCTCAACGTCACCGCCCCCACCTGTGAAGAAATGCTGAAGCGGGCTGAGTACGCTAAAGAACTCAAAATGCCCATCATCATGCATGACTACCTCACCGCAGGTTTCACCGCCAACACTACATTGGCTCGTTGGTGCCGCGATAACGGTATCTTGCTGCACATTCACCGGGCGATGCACGCTGTAATTGACCGTCAAAAGAACCACGGTATCCACTTCCGTGTATTGGCTAAAGCCCTACGTTTATCTGGTGGCGACCACATCCACACTGGTACAGTAGTTGGTAAGTTGGAAGGTGAGCGCGGCATCACAATGGGCTTCGTTGACCTGTTGCGTGAAAACTACATTGAGCAAGACAAGTCTCGTGGTATCTACTTTACCCAAGACTGGGCTTCTCTACCTGGTGTAATGGCAGTTGCTTCTGGTGGTATCCACGTATGGCACATGCCCGCACTGGTAGAAATCTTTGGTGATGACTCCGTACTACAATTCGGTGGTGGTACTCTGGGACACCCTTGGGGTAACGCTCCTGGTGCAACCGCTAACCGCGTCGCCTTGGAAGCCGTTGTTCAAGCTCGTAACGAAGGCCGTAACTTGGCTCGTGAAGGTAACGATATCATCCGCGAAGCTGCCAAGTGGTCTCCTGAACTGGCTGTTGCTTGCGAACTGTGGAAAGAAATCAAGTTCGAGTTTGAAGCAATGGATACCGTCTGA
- a CDS encoding two-component regulator propeller domain-containing protein yields MGTVSKGNVTVVLFYKRTSLLITSILLGLIALPNMGWAQKTPDINSSDVTPAYPSSAPPPRVESLPDERGVEENSPKTDYRVGNLLGDVTGNLWVGSWRGLSRIDPKTGKIISRVSLPNVAIGALAQDKVGRLWVGSYEGLVRVDPRTNEITAQNLFLPSKRVLSLLLDKRGYLWTGTDSGLALISPDQGLIMTTLKNLPGVSANALTLDAEGQLWVGTLDGLVRVNTASAAIMKRIADLPGTTVQALAISPEGLIWAGMPNNLLVINPKTGAVLRSVTRLRGRDVTAVRFAKDGSLWVGTNNGLLRLNPNTGAVLDEEVAGLPSSRVLTLAPDIGNKLWIGTSEGLAWLMPKTDSAKPHIAFSRAVK; encoded by the coding sequence ATGGGTACTGTCTCCAAAGGAAATGTCACCGTGGTATTGTTTTACAAGCGTACTAGTTTATTAATTACTTCTATCTTGCTGGGGTTGATAGCTTTGCCAAATATGGGATGGGCGCAAAAAACCCCTGACATTAATTCATCTGATGTAACCCCCGCTTACCCATCTTCCGCACCGCCACCGCGAGTAGAATCTTTGCCCGATGAGCGGGGCGTTGAAGAAAATTCGCCGAAAACTGATTATCGTGTTGGTAATTTATTGGGAGATGTTACAGGTAATCTTTGGGTAGGTTCATGGCGGGGACTATCGCGGATCGATCCTAAAACCGGCAAGATTATTTCTCGTGTTAGCTTACCGAATGTTGCCATTGGGGCTTTAGCCCAAGACAAAGTAGGACGTTTGTGGGTAGGAAGTTATGAGGGACTAGTTCGAGTTGACCCCCGCACTAACGAAATCACCGCACAAAATTTATTTTTGCCTTCTAAACGCGTGTTGTCACTCTTACTTGACAAACGGGGTTATTTGTGGACTGGAACCGATAGCGGTTTAGCTCTCATTAGTCCCGACCAAGGCTTGATTATGACAACATTAAAAAATCTGCCTGGTGTCAGCGCTAACGCCTTGACTTTAGATGCTGAAGGTCAATTGTGGGTTGGTACTCTGGATGGATTGGTGCGGGTAAATACTGCTAGTGCTGCGATTATGAAGCGAATAGCCGATTTACCAGGGACGACTGTACAAGCTTTAGCTATTAGTCCAGAAGGCTTAATTTGGGCGGGAATGCCGAATAATTTGCTAGTTATTAACCCAAAAACTGGTGCAGTGTTGCGGTCTGTGACTCGCTTGCGTGGGCGTGACGTGACAGCGGTACGTTTTGCTAAAGATGGTAGTCTCTGGGTCGGGACTAATAATGGTTTGTTACGATTAAATCCAAATACAGGAGCTGTATTAGACGAAGAAGTTGCTGGACTTCCTTCTAGTCGGGTTCTTACCCTTGCACCTGACATCGGCAATAAATTATGGATTGGCACTAGTGAAGGTCTAGCTTGGTTAATGCCCAAAACCGACAGTGCAAAACCCCATATTGCTTTCAGCCGCGCCGTTAAATGA
- the panB gene encoding 3-methyl-2-oxobutanoate hydroxymethyltransferase, whose amino-acid sequence MAITTQQLIQWKQQGRSIVALTAWDYAIAQLLDAAGVDLILVGDSMAVVLGYETTLPITLDEIIYHAKSVRRGVKRALVVVDLPFLTYQESLQQAMHSAGRVLKETGAQAVKLEGGYPAMTETVARLVEAGIPVMGHVGLTPQSIHQLGLRQQGKTQEASERILQEAIALEQAGVFSLVLEHIPADLAMQISQKLSIPTIGIGAGIHCDGQVLVTSDVLGLAQKHPPFAKVYTNLRETITKAVQDYAVEVRERKFPEKS is encoded by the coding sequence ATGGCAATCACTACCCAGCAATTAATTCAATGGAAACAACAGGGACGTTCAATTGTCGCGTTGACTGCCTGGGATTATGCGATCGCTCAACTCCTCGATGCAGCTGGTGTAGACTTAATCCTTGTGGGTGACTCTATGGCAGTAGTTTTAGGGTATGAAACGACACTGCCAATAACTTTGGATGAAATCATCTATCATGCCAAATCTGTACGCCGTGGGGTGAAACGGGCATTAGTAGTTGTAGATTTACCTTTTTTGACGTATCAAGAAAGTCTCCAACAAGCGATGCACTCAGCTGGGCGAGTACTAAAGGAAACGGGCGCTCAAGCGGTAAAATTGGAAGGTGGCTATCCAGCAATGACCGAAACTGTAGCTCGTTTAGTAGAAGCTGGAATTCCAGTCATGGGTCATGTGGGTTTGACACCGCAATCAATACATCAACTGGGTTTGCGACAACAAGGAAAGACGCAAGAAGCTAGTGAGAGAATTTTACAAGAAGCGATCGCTCTCGAACAAGCAGGTGTATTTTCCCTCGTGTTAGAGCATATCCCCGCAGATTTAGCAATGCAGATTTCCCAAAAATTGAGTATTCCCACAATTGGTATCGGTGCGGGAATTCACTGCGATGGACAAGTTTTAGTTACCTCAGATGTCCTCGGACTGGCCCAAAAGCATCCACCATTCGCCAAAGTTTACACAAATTTGCGTGAGACGATTACCAAAGCCGTGCAAGATTATGCCGTGGAAGTGCGAGAGCGAAAGTTTCCTGAGAAAAGTTAA
- the dapB gene encoding 4-hydroxy-tetrahydrodipicolinate reductase: MTNQAPIPVIVNGAAGKMGREVVKAVAQAPDLNLVGAIDYSLEHQDKDAGELAGLSEPLEVPITNQLEPMLGYVAGDRQSPPGVIVDFTHPDSVYDNIRSAIAYGIRPVVGTTGLSPEQIQDLADFADKASTGCLIIPNFSIGMVLLQQAAIAASKYFDHVEIIELHHNQKADAPSGTAIQTAQLLGELGKTFNPALVEETEKLAGARGSIADEGIRIHSVRLPGLIAHQEVIFGAAGQIYTLRHDTSDRACYMPGVLLAIRKVLALKSLVYGLEKIL, translated from the coding sequence ATGACGAATCAAGCTCCTATCCCGGTTATTGTCAACGGTGCTGCTGGCAAAATGGGCCGTGAAGTGGTTAAGGCGGTGGCACAAGCACCTGACTTAAACCTAGTGGGTGCAATTGACTACAGTTTAGAACATCAAGATAAAGATGCTGGGGAGTTGGCGGGTTTAAGCGAACCTCTGGAAGTGCCGATTACCAATCAATTAGAACCGATGTTGGGGTATGTGGCTGGTGACAGACAGTCTCCTCCAGGGGTGATTGTAGACTTTACCCATCCCGATTCAGTTTATGACAATATTCGCAGTGCGATCGCTTACGGTATTCGTCCTGTAGTGGGCACCACTGGGTTAAGTCCAGAACAAATTCAAGATTTGGCAGACTTTGCAGACAAAGCTAGCACTGGTTGTCTAATTATTCCTAATTTTTCCATTGGGATGGTACTTTTGCAACAAGCTGCGATCGCAGCCTCAAAATATTTTGACCATGTGGAAATTATCGAACTGCATCACAATCAAAAAGCTGATGCTCCTAGCGGTACTGCCATTCAAACAGCGCAGTTATTAGGAGAATTGGGTAAAACTTTTAACCCTGCTCTTGTAGAAGAAACGGAAAAATTAGCAGGAGCGAGGGGCAGTATCGCAGATGAAGGAATTAGAATTCATAGCGTCCGCTTGCCGGGATTGATTGCCCACCAGGAAGTAATTTTTGGCGCAGCAGGACAGATTTATACTTTACGACATGATACGAGCGATCGCGCTTGCTATATGCCAGGAGTGCTACTAGCGATTCGCAAAGTCTTAGCGCTAAAGTCGTTAGTATATGGATTAGAAAAGATACTTTAA
- a CDS encoding phosphate ABC transporter permease, whose protein sequence is MLVPLTRQKFEQVVPLIATGLQYKYYWGKFSNFLQRLLISVVAVVVILLAIVIFKLEFASIVFVLGVISAFFWLWYPVFQASMRNLQCRRYKYGGFFRGRVLDWWITDQLIGKTETVNNKGELVIIENREKQINLEIGDDTGFTIEFVAPLRPAHKVITRGQIAEMVVMSNRPDLSSIEEFSDIYFPNRDLWVSDYPFLRRDFFNEVGRRLREDQQQKPRRRRRTVED, encoded by the coding sequence ATGTTAGTACCACTGACTCGCCAGAAATTTGAACAAGTTGTCCCCCTAATTGCCACTGGTTTGCAGTATAAGTACTACTGGGGGAAATTCTCAAATTTTTTGCAACGGCTGTTAATTTCTGTAGTTGCGGTAGTTGTTATTTTGCTTGCAATAGTTATTTTCAAGCTTGAGTTTGCTTCAATAGTATTTGTGCTAGGGGTAATTAGCGCNTTTTTTTGGCTGTGGTATCCAGTGTTTCAAGCAAGTATGCGGAATTTACAATGCCGCCGTTACAAGTATGGCGGCTTTTTCCGTGGTCGAGTCCTAGATTGGTGGATTACAGACCAGTTGATAGGTAAAACCGAAACAGTCAACAACAAAGGCGAATTGGTGATTATAGAAAACCGAGAAAAACAGATAAACTTAGAGATAGGTGATGATACAGGATTTACCATTGAGTTTGTAGCACCATTGCGTCCTGCCCACAAAGTTATTACTCGCGGCCAAATTGCAGAAATGGTAGTGATGTCAAATCGTCCAGATTTGAGCAGTATTGAAGAATTCAGCGATATATACTTTCCCAATCGCGACCTGTGGGTTAGCGATTATCCTTTTCTGCGGCGGGATTTCTTTAATGAAGTCGGTCGCCGCTTGCGTGAAGACCAACAACAAAAGCCGCGTCGTCGGCGTCGTACAGTAGAGGATTGA
- a CDS encoding right-handed parallel beta-helix repeat-containing protein produces MVIQGFSLSAYLAIPVILSLLADGEGIKVSLVKNVRQVSTNKEIILSSRELISTRATPKTYYVSGVGNDTNSGLSSSSAFRTIQRAANLTNPGDTVLIMNGVYRNAKPSGDVVSITRSGTANAWIKFKAYPGHQPKIQHNGWQGIFIHKGASYIEINGLEVIGNNANITLDYAMSQKTNKLNPLTNGNCINIDGRKDGHSHHIRIVNNKVHGCGGAGISAIQSDYVTIDNNEVFDNAWYSVYGCSGISILSSWNYDNKRGYKMFVTNNKTYNNRMYIPWIAVGKITDGNGIIIDSTKNDENPKLGAYKGYTLVKNNLAFNNGGSGIHAFLSEHVDIVNNTAVLNNQSPELNGGQIFAHTSSDVRILRNILYAFPGKNINNKTKNKNVIYDYNVYINSSKINVKGSHDIVAGSQFLSKYPTLEKISGDWKSRLDKQNPPKRPYVEPKSAGFACGTVTYRLQGKLIKVGCSR; encoded by the coding sequence GTGGTAATTCAAGGTTTCAGTTTAAGCGCATATCTTGCAATTCCTGTGATATTAAGTCTTTTGGCTGATGGAGAAGGAATAAAAGTATCTTTGGTTAAAAACGTTCGTCAGGTATCTACTAACAAAGAAATTATCCTATCCAGCCGTGAGCTAATCAGCACTAGGGCAACTCCAAAAACATACTATGTTAGTGGTGTTGGAAATGACACAAATAGCGGACTCTCTAGTTCATCCGCCTTTAGGACAATTCAAAGGGCAGCAAATCTGACTAACCCTGGCGATACAGTATTGATTATGAATGGAGTCTACAGGAATGCAAAACCAAGTGGGGACGTAGTATCTATTACTCGCTCTGGAACAGCAAATGCATGGATTAAGTTTAAAGCATATCCTGGACATCAACCGAAAATTCAACACAATGGATGGCAGGGAATTTTCATTCACAAGGGAGCGTCATATATTGAGATAAATGGGTTGGAGGTGATAGGAAATAATGCCAACATAACCCTTGATTATGCGATGAGTCAGAAAACTAACAAATTAAACCCGCTAACGAATGGAAACTGCATTAACATAGATGGACGAAAAGATGGTCATAGTCACCATATACGTATTGTCAACAACAAGGTACATGGGTGTGGAGGAGCAGGCATTTCCGCTATTCAATCGGACTATGTGACAATAGATAATAACGAAGTGTTCGATAATGCCTGGTATAGCGTTTATGGTTGCAGTGGCATTTCGATATTGAGCAGTTGGAATTATGACAACAAACGGGGATACAAGATGTTTGTTACTAACAACAAAACCTACAACAATCGGATGTACATCCCTTGGATTGCAGTCGGAAAGATCACAGATGGTAATGGCATTATTATCGATAGTACAAAAAATGATGAAAACCCCAAATTGGGTGCATATAAAGGATACACTTTAGTTAAAAATAATCTTGCATTTAATAATGGTGGATCGGGTATTCATGCATTTTTAAGCGAACATGTTGATATTGTAAATAACACAGCTGTTTTAAATAACCAAAGTCCAGAACTTAATGGCGGGCAAATATTTGCTCACACATCATCTGATGTCAGAATTCTTAGGAATATTCTTTATGCTTTTCCTGGAAAAAATATTAATAATAAGACTAAAAATAAAAATGTTATTTATGATTATAATGTCTACATTAATAGTTCTAAAATAAATGTTAAAGGGTCTCACGATATTGTTGCAGGCTCACAATTTTTAAGCAAGTATCCTACTCTAGAAAAAATATCCGGCGATTGGAAATCGCGGTTAGATAAACAAAATCCGCCAAAACGACCTTATGTAGAACCTAAGTCGGCAGGTTTTGCCTGCGGGACAGTGACTTATCGTTTGCAAGGGAAACTCATCAAAGTGGGATGCTCTCGTTAG